CCTCTTCGGTTGTATCCTCATCAGCAGTTTCGCATTTGTACAAAGAATATTTTTTCTTGTAAACAAACTCTACCCTATAAATCGCACCTGGTTCAGGAGTAATAATTTTAGATAAATCGAGAGCAAAAGTGTTCCACTTACTTAGATTTAGTAATGTATTTTCTTTTAAATTCAGAGTTGATTTGGCAATAGGCTGCGCCACTCTTTTCAGGTTTTGGCTGCCATTGAGCTCGTTGTATTGCAAAAATTGCATGATGTTGTTTTTGTAAATCTTATACACTTTTACATCAACAGCACTTAGGTTTACCGCTTCAAAATTGAGTTTTAAGTTATTAGAACTTGGCAGAATTGTTCCGTTTTTGATAAACCGAACGCTTGGCTTTATTTCATCAAAGGATATTTTCTCGGTGTAATTTTCATTTAACTTTCTACCGTATTCGCTTTCTATTCCCTGAAAAACTTCTAACAAGAGTTCTCCGGTAAGCTTTTGCAAATCCACAACTGGTTCAGGCTCAACAAAAGCAACTTCTTCCGGTTCTTCAACCACTGCACTATCAACAGCCACAGCCGAAGTATCAATATTTACAACTGATTCAACCGCTTCCACTGGCTCTGGAGCCACTTCAACTGGTTGTTGAACGGGTACTTCATTACTAAAATAAACTTTCAATACATTTCCTTGTGCAGAAAATTTTAAATTATTGGTATTTTGAATAGCGACTAATCCTTTAAAATCTTGTCCTTTTTCTAAGGGTTCCGAAAAATTAATAGACAAGGTTTGATTATCTCCTTCTTGAATTTCTGTCTTAACTACTTTAAACTCTTTCAATGCCGTGATCGGGAAATCGATAGTCCCTTTTTGATCGATATCAAAATCACTTCCGTCGTATTTTATCTCCAAATTACTTTTAGATTCCAATCGTTGAATGCTGTCAATTCTGAACTTGAATTCTTTTCCAACTGCAGTGGTTTTTTCGAAAACAATTTTCAAATCGCTTCCGTTATGCTCCGCTTCAATCAATTTTTTAGCGGTTTCCAAATCCATATTATCAGCTGTTTTGAGTACCGCATTCAAGTATTGGTATTCTGGGCTGTAGGACTGCAAATCCAGCGTATTGACCACAAAATCTTGCTTAATCGTTTTTACCGTAAAGTTAAAATTGGATAATGTTTTATCTTTTTCAGCAACCTTTGGATTCAGTTGATCCAAATGCAAAGTCACTTGATATTCCATACCTGATTCCAGCTTTTTTTCAGGAATAAAAGCAATCGTATTGGTTGAAAGCGCAATTACTTTACCGTCTACACTTGGAGAAATGGTGAACAAATCGTTATCTAAAACCTCATTGACTTTCCATTCTTTTTTATCAAAAGCCAAAACTACCCTAATATCCGATTCTGAAGAGACAATTCCTCCCGTAAAACTGACGATAAACTCTTTGAATAAGGAGAAATCTGAATTAAAATCGGCGGCAGATTTTCTACCACAGGCTTGAAACAAAAAAAACACACATAACACGTAAATTAATCCTTTTGTTTTCACTTTTTGCTAGAGTTAATGGGTTATAAATTAAATTATTGCACATCTCACAAGTAACACAATAACTAGATAGTTACCGTAATATTGTAGTAAATGTAGAATAATTAATTTATTATTTTAAGAAGAAAATTCTTTGAGAGGAAATTATTTTTTAAAGGTCTTTTTTAGGAGCTAATCCAGCTATTCGTTACAATCTTATATGCCGAACACCGGCACATAAGGATTTCCACTGCTATCTGGGCTAAAGAACATCTTGAATAGTCTACTTCCTTCTCTCAGCAAAAAATCGTTTCATCAAATCAGCGGCTTCATTGGCCATGATTCCTTGCACTACAGAAGTTTTAGGATGCAATTTTGTTCCAAGAGTGATAAAACCGCGTTGTTCATCACGAGCTCCAAAAACAATTTTAGAAATTTGGCTCCAATACAAAGCGCCAGCGCACATCTGGCAAGGCTCGAGTGTTACATAAAGCGTGCAACCAGTTAAATATTTTCCACCTAGATAATTTGCAGCAGCAGTGATGGATTGCATTTCGGCATGAGCTGTCACATCATGAAGTAATTCGGTTAAATTATGACTTCGAGCAATGACTTTGTTATCAATGACAATTAGCGCACCAACAGGAATTTCGCCTTTTTCAAAAGCCATTTCTGCTTCCTGCAAAGCTTTTTTCATGAAATATTCGTCGGTGAATGGGTTTATCATATGATCCCTAACCCCAAAAGGGGAATAATTAAGTTAAACACAAAAATAGAAAACAAAATCGTAAATTCGCTTTTTATAAAACAATGAAAAACAGTTTACTTTCAAACATTAATAACCCAACCGATTTACGCTTGCTTGACGAAGCGCAACTTCCTCAAGTTGCACAAGAATTACGTGATTTTATAATCGATATTGTGGCCGTAAAAGAAGGTCATCTTGGTGCAAGCCTTGGTGTTATTGAATTGACAATTGCCTTGCATTATGTTTTTGACACCCCAAATGATTTATTGATTTGGGATGTGGGCCATCAAGCCTATGGCCATAAAATACTGACCGGCCGAAGAGAAAATTTTCATACTAATCGTCAACTCGGAGGAATTTCTGGTTTCCCAAAAAGAAGCGAAAGCAATTACGACACCTTTGGCGTAGGCCATTCTTCCACTTCTATTTCGGCGGCACTCGGAATGGCAATAGTATCTAATTTGAAAGGCGATTTCAACAAACAACACATAGCTATTATTGGGGATGCTTCTATTGCCTCAGGTATGGCTTTTGAAGGATTGAATCACGCTGGAGTTACTGATGCTAATTTACTCGTAATTCTCAATGATAACGCTATTGGGATTGACCCAAGCGTAGGTGCTTTGAAACAATACCTCACTGCGGTCAAAGAAGGGAAAAATCCAAGGCAAAACAACATGATTAAGTCCTTGAATTTTGATTATTCGGGGCCTATTGATGGTCATGATGTTTTTGCGGTGATCAAAGAATTAAAGCGTTTACAAAAAATAAAAGGTCCTAAATTTTTACATTTAATTACCACCAAAGGAAAAGGCCTGCAACAAGCCGAAGAGGATCAAGTAAAGTACCACGCTCCGGGAAAATTTGATGCCGCAACGGGCGAAATCATAACAAAACAAGAAGATAATTTACCTCCAAAATACCAAGATGTTTTTGGCTTGACCGTTTTAGACTTGGCTCGAAAAAATGAAAAGATAATAGGAATAACACCTGCAATGCCCTCCGGTAGTTCGTTGAAATTTATGATGGATGCGTTTCCAGAACGTGCTTTTGACGTTGGTATTGCAGAGCAACACGCTGTGACTTTAGCCGCCGGAATGGCAACACAAGGCATGATCGTTTATTGCAACATTTACTCGACATTTTTACAAAGAGCTTATGACCAAATCATTCATGATGTGGCTTTGCAAAATCTTCCGGTAATTTTTTGCCTGGACAGAGCTGGATTGGTTGGCGAAGATGGAGCTACACATCACGGTGTTTTTGATATAGCGTACCTGCGTTGCATTCCTAATCTAATTGTTTATGCTCCGAGGAACGAAATTGAACTTCAAAATATTTTATATACCGCGCAATTAGGACTTGCAAACCCGATTGCTATTCGGTATCCTAGAGGTCGGGGTATAATAAACAACTGGAAAGAAAAATATCTGGGTCATTATAATGCTATAGCCATTGGTGCCAGCAGCTGTCTTATAGCCGGTTCAAAAGTGGCTGTTTTATCGAATGGTACTATTGGAAATAATGTTACTTTGGCTCTAGCCAAAATAAAAAAAACCACTACTATTGCCCACTATGATTTTCCTTTTGTAAAACCATTAGACGAAAAAAGTTTACACCAAATTTTCAGTCAATTTGACTCTATCATTACCCTTGAGGACGGTACCGTAAAAGGAGGATTTGGTAGTGCCATCACAGAGTTTGCAGTCTCTTATAAATACCAATCACAAATTACTGTTCTAGGAATTCCAGATGAATTTATAGAACACGGAACTGTAAACGAGTTACAACAATATTGCAAAATTGACGTTTCTAGTCTAGAAAAAGTTTTTTTGAGTTACTAATTTTTATCAATGTTCTACATGAAATCAAGAGTTTACTTAATCCTATTTATACTTACTATCCCACTATGTGGATTTGCACAAGATACCATTCAAAATAATTATGTGAATGCTTTACAGACTGTAAATACTTTGACTAAAACACACAAGTTGACCCGAATTCCTTTACGTATAAGAACCAAAACACATTTGTTACCTTTTTCATATTGGACAAATAAAAACAGTTTAGGTTTTGATATTTCAGAGGTAGCCTTTGTAAACTGGTCTGCTGGAGGAACAAGTTCTATATCCGGTTTATTGAAAGGAAAATTTCTTCGAAATTATGCTCGAGATAACTACAATTGGTCTAATGAATTAATATTTAGATACGGTTTAAACAAACAAGATGGTATTGAAGTACGAAAAACCGAGGATGCTATTCAATTAAACTCCACATTTGGTTATAGAAAAGACACTCTTTCTAACTGGTTTCATTCAGCAAAATTCAACTTTAATACACAGTTTACCAATGGATTTGCATACCCTAATACCGAAATAGCAATATCAAAACCATTTGCTCCAGCCTATATCTTTATGGGAATAGGAGCTGAATACATTGATCCTGACAAAAAGAAAAACCTGTACATTTCACCGTTTACCTTTAAAACTACTCTAGTCTTAGACCAACGTCTAGCAAATCAAGGTGCTTTTGGGGTTGTAAAAGCTACCTATGACGCAGATGGAAACTTACTTACCGAAGGTGAAACCTATAAAATGGAACTTGGTTTTCTGGTCACCAATAAATATAAAAAAGAGATTTATAAGAACGTTAATTTAGAAAACAGATTGACCTTATACTCTGATTATATCAACCGTTTTGGAAATATTGATGTAGAATGTGACTTGCAAGTACAGCTCGTAGTAAATCAATATGTAAAGGCAAATATTGGCGCTCACGTTATTTATGACGACGATATCAAATCAAAAAGAGAAATAGATGGCAATCAAGTAACCGAAGGACCAAAAATACAATTGAGACAAGCTATTGGAGTAGGAATTGAGTATGCATTTTAAATAAAAAGTCCTGATAAAGATATCTTTATCAGGACTTCTTCTTATTCAAGTAATTACTTTTAATTTATTATTATTTTCTCAACATACTTTAACCCTTCTCCAGTAATATCAATCATATATATACCGGCGCTTAATTGAGTTAAATCGAATGATTTTTCATTACTAAAAGTAACTTTATCAGCTGTATAAACTAATCTACCATTGATATCGACCACCTTTACATCAACTTGTCCATTATAATTATTGATTCTTACTGTGACATTTCCGGTAGAAGGATTAGGATAAACTCGCATAACATTTTCATCCTCAATATCTAATGTACTTAATGTACAATTAGCACCCGCCGGTGGAACTGTAAAATCTTCTCTTTGGTCATTTCCAATATTTCTATCTCCTCCTGATGCATTAGCTCCTAATCCTCTGGCAGCAAATACCTCCCAGATCATGCAAAAATCTTTACCTCCTGTCAGAGCTTGGTCAGCAGCAATTATTGCATCTCTTGCATCTACAAATGTTGGACTACAAGGTTGCAACTTTATACCATCTAAAACGATACGCATCAACTTATTATTTCCTCCAGTACCAGAATACTTATTGTCATCATAGCCATATTTAGCGATGTAAGCCCACGTTAAATCCCATAACATTGTAGCCCATACTGAACCTACACCATGAACAGAAGTTTGCTCAATTCCATTTGCATCTACAGACTGAAAGAAATTAGTAGATGTATAAGTCATAGGGTTGGTATCTTTATCAGTAGAATAAGGGTAACTTCTAATACCCACTCCATTATTGGGTTGAGAAGAAACAAAAGTACCAATCCCTCTATTAGCTGCACCAACATCCCCGGGCTTTAATTGCATCATTAAAGCAAACCAGTCAGACCAACCCTCGCCCATTTGATCTTTATTTTGAAGGCAACTTGAATTATTTCTACCTCCTGCCAATCGAGTAGAAATACCATGCCCATATTCGTGTGCAATAATGCCGTTATCAAAATCACCATCTGAATTTACAAATGGCTCAGATTGGGATTGAATTTTTACATTTACTGTTCCTGTACTCATCTCAGCCAATAATATATCCCCATTTGAACTACTTATACTGATGGCCGGAATTGTTATGGAATCATCTGCACCTGACATTGAAATTTCAGCATCATCATTATTGATAACAATTACAGCAATAGCGCCAGCATTTTGCGCTGCTTTGACCTTTACTGCAAAATTACAATTTCCACGTTTAACTACTACAATTTTTCCATTTAATGCACTTCTATTTAAAGGGGCTGAACAAGCTTGAGATGTACCACCAGAGTTATCTAAATATAACACTAAATCCGATTGCAAAAATTCAGGGAAAACAGGTAATGCAACCCGTCCAGGGTTAAAAGAATTTTGAGTTGCTATGTAACTTCCAGCAATACTTTCAGGAGAAGTTACTATTAATGGTTTTATAACTGGACCTCTATTCCATAAAAACATTTGCATCCTAGGTCTAGTGCCATCAACAGGAGTAGAAAAATTTGCATTATTTAAACTCATTGGTGTTGCCAATGAACCGTCCTGAGCCTCAGCATTTACATAATCACTTGCTGAGCCTCCACGATCATAATTACTTTCTTGAAAATTACCACTTGGTTCATTAAATCCATATTGGTACCATACGTCATGCATGATGTTATTCATGTAAAACAAATTAGTGGTAGCTGCATCAATGTAAATATTAGCGTTAATATTCGTTCCAGCATATGGAAAATCAAAAAATAAAGACGGTCCTCCATCAGGACTTAGACCTGTATCTTGATTTGTAGCGGAAACATCATCTTTGGCCCAAACATTATTTCCCCTTGTAATGGTATATTCAGGACCAACTGCCCCATCAGTGTCATGCCATCCAAATGGCGAGGCAATGTTGTTCGCAGGATTTGTAATCAATTGAAATGCTCCATGACTTGGACTTTCAATATTATAGGGTATCACCCTGTAAGAACCACCTGAAAATGAAGGTATCGTAGGAGAATATAATTGCAATGGTAATTTTTCCGTTTTGGACAAAATAGTATTATATTCAGTTTTAGAAACTAACTCTTTATGAAAATTACAAGAAATAACCAAATTATTTTTTTCTAATAATTTACCATTTAATGCATCTATCCTAACGCTCCATAAATGATCATGGGTACTTGTATGAATATTAAAATCCCAAGCTAACTTTAAGTTTCCAACTTTATCCTGATGGTATACTAAGTTTGCTGTAACAGGTTCTGACACCCCAATACCATTGCTTAAAGTATACTTATTTACAGAAGTTCTTTCTAAAATGTTGATTTTATCTTTAGCCAATATTCCCAATTGAAAATAAGCTTTGTCTAGTGCATCAGAAACTTGTAGTTTAGGCGATGTAGCATTAACTTTTCTGGCTACATTTTCAACAATCCTACTTTTAACATCGATCACTTGCTTGTCTTTAATTGAAAAATTAGAAACAGCACGAAATATTTCAATTCCGTTGTAACGCTGCACCACATAACAATTCTCTATTCCAGAAGTTGTAGTACCTCCTTCACTTTGAATGGCCCAGTCATTAAAATCTGCATTAGACAAAGTTGTTCGAGAGGCGGGATTTTTTAAGTAATTTTGAATTATTTGGTTGTTTGATTGTGAAAAACCAACAAAAGACACCAAACATATTAAATAAAGTAAATTTTTTTTCATAAAATCACGTAATTAGTTATAAATGCAAAACTAAATATTATAATTTAAATTTCAACAATTAAACCCTTTATTCTTTGAATTTTAACTTTTAGCAGCGGTTATTGTTTTATAGAACAACAATGCATTACCATCAGTTAACAAGGAAATAAAATGACAAATATGCAACAAACGACCGTATAAATTGTCTTTTTCTAATTGATGCTTTTCTGGCAACATTTTTAAAATTAAGGTATCATAATTAGAGGCTACACCATTATAATTATTATCAAATGCGGTAATAAATTTATCCAATAAGGTTTGTATAATTTGATAGCCTACAATTTCTTTTTCGATCACTTCACGACTTTGATAGATTTTCTCGACACTGATCTTGATAATATCATCCATCTGAGCTTTGTACTTGCTTTTATCCATTAAGGCATAAGGAAAATTTCCTTGCAAAATGAGCTCTTCGTTTTCAATAAAAACTTTTACGGCATCGCTGATTAAACTGCCAATAGCTAATGCGCGCAAATAGCTTATTCGGTCTTCTTTAGTTTCAAGTGTTTTGTACTTGGAAGTATCAATACTGTCTTTTACTAATTTTATAAGGTATTCTAATGCGAAATCCTCCGAAACCAAACCAAGATTCATTCCGTCCTCAAAATCGATAATGGTATAACAAATATCATCAGCAGCTTCAACGAGATAGGCCAAAGGATGGCGTTCAAAACCAACATCTTCTCCGGATTTATTCGGAATCAAACCCATGTCATGTGCTACTTCTTGAAAAAAAGCTTTGTCAGTTTGAAAAAAACCATATTTTTTATCAGCGATATTTTTGGTTGGTTTTTTAGGCAAACTCTCTTTGGGATATTTCATAAAAGCACCAAGAGTAGCATACGAAATCCGAAGTCCTCCTTCTATTCCTGGTCTGCTTGCTGTAAGTACCGAAAAACCATTAGCATTACCTTCAAAATCTATTAAATCTTGCCACTCTTTTGCAGTAAGTTGATCTTTGTATTTTTGTCCGTTTCCTATCGAAAAATATTCTCCAATGGCTTTTTCACCCGAATGTCCAAAAGGCGGATTCCCAATATCATGCGCCAATGAAGCTGCAGCCACAATTGCCCCAAAATCATTCATGTGATAACCGTGTACTTCTTTTAAATGCGGGTATTTTGCGATGATTTTTTTTCCTACCAAACGACCCAAAGAACGCCCAACAACGGATACTTCCAGACTATGTGTTAATCTGGTATGCACAAAATCAGTTTTGGATAATGGAATAACTTGTGTTTTATCTTGTAAACTTCTGAACGCCGAAGAAAAAATGATTCGATCATAATCTACTTCAAAACCCAAACGGGTATCGTCTTGTTCTACACGCAATCGTTTGCCTTTGTCGCCTTGACGTTTAAGTGATAAAAGTTGTTCCCAGTTCATCATTGCTAATCTAATTTTCTAGTTTTAAAGGAGCGAATATAAAGAAAAAGAACCCAGCAGAAACAAAAAAAGCGGTCTAAAATGACCGCTTATAGGAACCAAAAACAAGATTAGCCGTTTACAATCTCGCTTTTGCTAAAAATTCATGCTTATTGACCACATAGCTTACTGATAATGTATCATGCCAACCTCTTGAATTGTTGTTTAAAAAGGAAACTATCTCAATAGGAATGAATCGTACTAAGGTTCTAATGAGTATACTTTTTAGGTTTGGTTTGCTGCCATTAGGTTTTACAACTAGCGTTTTAGTGAAGTATTTCCCAAAAGTTCTAGACAAATAAAACTCCATAATGAAATAGTAAAAAAACATCACTATCATCCCAAACAAGGCGTTTTCTGTGGGTGATAAATTGATAATCCAATCTGCTACTTTATAATTCTCTGTTATAACTCCTATCCCGTTAATGAGTACTCCAATTCCGATAGTGAACAAATAAACAATAAACAAATCAATGAGCAGGTTAAAAAATCGCTTGGTTTTAGAAGCTAATAAATCCGCCGAAATAGTTAATGCTGTAGTTTCCATTGTAGTTTTTTTAAAGGGTGGTTTGCTACATTGTAGAGTAAAGTAGCAGTCTTGCAGTTATTTGCATCTTCAATACATACAAAGATACACCCACATACGCCTCCTAGAGTTACACTATTTAGGGAGAGTGTTTCGAAATTCTCACTTTAAGGCTCTAAAACGAACCCTCTCAAGTTAGTGCAACTCAGTATACATATCACTGAAACTAGCAAATATCTTTTCAAGATGCTTAATTCGTAGCCCTGATAGCAGTGGAAATCCTTATAAGCCGGGGTTCGGCGTATAAGATTGTAACGAATAGCAGGAAATAGCTCCTAAAAAAAACAGCTACCAAAAATGATAGCTGTTTTTATAAATATTAAATACTCTTTTTTTTATTTACGATCCACACATTTCACAATCTTCTGGACCAGCATTTTTGGCTAGTTCGATCATGGCTCTGTATTCAGCTGCTGTCATTTCTACAGGTTCAGCTACAACCGGAATTGCAATGGGTTGTTCTTTAATAACAATAGGCTCTGCTTTTTTATCGTTGTTTAATGTAAATTTAATTGCATCAACGGCAGCTTTTGTTCTTAAATAATACATTCCGGTTTTAAGACCTGATTGCCAAGCGTAAAAGTGCATGGAAGTTAATTTAGCATAATTAGCATTTTGCATGAACAAGTTCAACGATTGCGACTGATCTACAAAATACCCGCGCTGGCGAGACATGTCAATGATATCCTTCATAGACATTTCCCAAACAGTTTTGTAAAGATCTTTCAAATCCTGAGGGATATCAAGCGCTTGTACCGATCCGTTATTACGCATTAACTCTTGCTTCAAGTTTTCGTTCCACAAGCCACGCTCTACAAGATCGTGAAGCAAGTGTTTGTTTACCACGATAAACTCACCCGAAAGTACACGTCTGGTATAAATATTTGAAGTGTACGGCTCGAATGCTTCGTTGTTCCCCAAAATTTGAGAAGTAGATGCGGTAGGCATTGGCGCCACCAATAAAGAGTTACGAACACCGTGCTCCATTACTTCTTTGCGAAGCGACGACCAGTCCCAACGACCTGATAAATCAGCATCGGTTAATCCCCATAAATTGTATTGGAATTCCCCTTGTGAAATTGGCGATCCAGCAAAACTTGAATACGGTCCTTCTTCTTTAGCCATTTCCATCGATGCTGTTACGGCTGCAAAGTACATGGTTTCAAAAATTTCTTGATTCAGTTTTTTAGCTTCGTCACTTGTAAACGGCAAACGCAGCATGATAAATGCATCTGCAAGTCCTTGCACACCAAGACCAATTGGACGGTGGCGTTTATTAGAGTTTTCTCCTTCTTTAACCGGATAATAATTTCTATCAATTACTTTATTTAGGTT
This portion of the Flavobacterium sp. CECT 9288 genome encodes:
- a CDS encoding RDD family protein, with the translated sequence METTALTISADLLASKTKRFFNLLIDLFIVYLFTIGIGVLINGIGVITENYKVADWIINLSPTENALFGMIVMFFYYFIMEFYLSRTFGKYFTKTLVVKPNGSKPNLKSILIRTLVRFIPIEIVSFLNNNSRGWHDTLSVSYVVNKHEFLAKARL
- the dgt gene encoding dGTP triphosphohydrolase, whose protein sequence is MNWEQLLSLKRQGDKGKRLRVEQDDTRLGFEVDYDRIIFSSAFRSLQDKTQVIPLSKTDFVHTRLTHSLEVSVVGRSLGRLVGKKIIAKYPHLKEVHGYHMNDFGAIVAAASLAHDIGNPPFGHSGEKAIGEYFSIGNGQKYKDQLTAKEWQDLIDFEGNANGFSVLTASRPGIEGGLRISYATLGAFMKYPKESLPKKPTKNIADKKYGFFQTDKAFFQEVAHDMGLIPNKSGEDVGFERHPLAYLVEAADDICYTIIDFEDGMNLGLVSEDFALEYLIKLVKDSIDTSKYKTLETKEDRISYLRALAIGSLISDAVKVFIENEELILQGNFPYALMDKSKYKAQMDDIIKISVEKIYQSREVIEKEIVGYQIIQTLLDKFITAFDNNYNGVASNYDTLILKMLPEKHQLEKDNLYGRLLHICHFISLLTDGNALLFYKTITAAKS
- a CDS encoding DUF3078 domain-containing protein, which produces MKSRVYLILFILTIPLCGFAQDTIQNNYVNALQTVNTLTKTHKLTRIPLRIRTKTHLLPFSYWTNKNSLGFDISEVAFVNWSAGGTSSISGLLKGKFLRNYARDNYNWSNELIFRYGLNKQDGIEVRKTEDAIQLNSTFGYRKDTLSNWFHSAKFNFNTQFTNGFAYPNTEIAISKPFAPAYIFMGIGAEYIDPDKKKNLYISPFTFKTTLVLDQRLANQGAFGVVKATYDADGNLLTEGETYKMELGFLVTNKYKKEIYKNVNLENRLTLYSDYINRFGNIDVECDLQVQLVVNQYVKANIGAHVIYDDDIKSKREIDGNQVTEGPKIQLRQAIGVGIEYAF
- a CDS encoding 1-deoxy-D-xylulose-5-phosphate synthase encodes the protein MKNSLLSNINNPTDLRLLDEAQLPQVAQELRDFIIDIVAVKEGHLGASLGVIELTIALHYVFDTPNDLLIWDVGHQAYGHKILTGRRENFHTNRQLGGISGFPKRSESNYDTFGVGHSSTSISAALGMAIVSNLKGDFNKQHIAIIGDASIASGMAFEGLNHAGVTDANLLVILNDNAIGIDPSVGALKQYLTAVKEGKNPRQNNMIKSLNFDYSGPIDGHDVFAVIKELKRLQKIKGPKFLHLITTKGKGLQQAEEDQVKYHAPGKFDAATGEIITKQEDNLPPKYQDVFGLTVLDLARKNEKIIGITPAMPSGSSLKFMMDAFPERAFDVGIAEQHAVTLAAGMATQGMIVYCNIYSTFLQRAYDQIIHDVALQNLPVIFCLDRAGLVGEDGATHHGVFDIAYLRCIPNLIVYAPRNEIELQNILYTAQLGLANPIAIRYPRGRGIINNWKEKYLGHYNAIAIGASSCLIAGSKVAVLSNGTIGNNVTLALAKIKKTTTIAHYDFPFVKPLDEKSLHQIFSQFDSIITLEDGTVKGGFGSAITEFAVSYKYQSQITVLGIPDEFIEHGTVNELQQYCKIDVSSLEKVFLSY
- a CDS encoding nucleoside deaminase; protein product: MINPFTDEYFMKKALQEAEMAFEKGEIPVGALIVIDNKVIARSHNLTELLHDVTAHAEMQSITAAANYLGGKYLTGCTLYVTLEPCQMCAGALYWSQISKIVFGARDEQRGFITLGTKLHPKTSVVQGIMANEAADLMKRFFAERRK
- a CDS encoding T9SS-dependent M36 family metallopeptidase, which gives rise to MKKNLLYLICLVSFVGFSQSNNQIIQNYLKNPASRTTLSNADFNDWAIQSEGGTTTSGIENCYVVQRYNGIEIFRAVSNFSIKDKQVIDVKSRIVENVARKVNATSPKLQVSDALDKAYFQLGILAKDKINILERTSVNKYTLSNGIGVSEPVTANLVYHQDKVGNLKLAWDFNIHTSTHDHLWSVRIDALNGKLLEKNNLVISCNFHKELVSKTEYNTILSKTEKLPLQLYSPTIPSFSGGSYRVIPYNIESPSHGAFQLITNPANNIASPFGWHDTDGAVGPEYTITRGNNVWAKDDVSATNQDTGLSPDGGPSLFFDFPYAGTNINANIYIDAATTNLFYMNNIMHDVWYQYGFNEPSGNFQESNYDRGGSASDYVNAEAQDGSLATPMSLNNANFSTPVDGTRPRMQMFLWNRGPVIKPLIVTSPESIAGSYIATQNSFNPGRVALPVFPEFLQSDLVLYLDNSGGTSQACSAPLNRSALNGKIVVVKRGNCNFAVKVKAAQNAGAIAVIVINNDDAEISMSGADDSITIPAISISSSNGDILLAEMSTGTVNVKIQSQSEPFVNSDGDFDNGIIAHEYGHGISTRLAGGRNNSSCLQNKDQMGEGWSDWFALMMQLKPGDVGAANRGIGTFVSSQPNNGVGIRSYPYSTDKDTNPMTYTSTNFFQSVDANGIEQTSVHGVGSVWATMLWDLTWAYIAKYGYDDNKYSGTGGNNKLMRIVLDGIKLQPCSPTFVDARDAIIAADQALTGGKDFCMIWEVFAARGLGANASGGDRNIGNDQREDFTVPPAGANCTLSTLDIEDENVMRVYPNPSTGNVTVRINNYNGQVDVKVVDINGRLVYTADKVTFSNEKSFDLTQLSAGIYMIDITGEGLKYVEKIIIN